One stretch of Tepiditoga spiralis DNA includes these proteins:
- a CDS encoding PD-(D/E)XK nuclease domain-containing protein, whose translation MKLIISKIPYNLFEETERWYHSIILTILWSCGLNVRGEVLGNLGKSDIEIEYRGEVYIIELKKAKPEVCIQQIKEKNIKVQR comes from the coding sequence ATGAAATTAATAATATCAAAGATACCATATAATTTATTTGAAGAAACAGAAAGATGGTATCACAGCATAATATTAACGATATTATGGTCGTGTGGATTAAATGTAAGAGGAGAGGTATTAGGGAATTTGGGAAAAAGTGATATAGAAATAGAGTATAGAGGAGAGGTATACATAATAGAATTAAAAAAAGCAAAACCAGAAGTGTGTATACAACAAATAAAAGAAAAAAATATAAAAGTGCAAAGATAG
- a CDS encoding Rpn family recombination-promoting nuclease/putative transposase gives MCRINPRVDFAFKKLFGTESNKQLLIDLINSIVSEEDKVKDIEIKNPYNEKNFKNDKLSILDIKAVDQKGHWYNVEMQIIDQEYYDKRALYYWSRVYSGQLFAGINYDNLKKTISINILNFKCLEEENYHNVYKIVNMESKKEFIDHLEIHFIELEKYDEKMSTMLDRWVNFLKKADIYEKDKLPKELEEVESIKKAVELLDEMSLNYEERESYEARLKWLRDEEAAIKTAENKGFKKGLTKGIEQGIEQGIEQGIEQGVKKGKLEMAKKMINKGLDKNIISELTGLSMEEINILYK, from the coding sequence ATGTGTAGAATAAACCCAAGAGTAGATTTTGCATTCAAAAAGTTATTTGGAACTGAATCAAATAAACAATTATTAATAGATTTAATAAATTCAATAGTATCAGAAGAAGATAAAGTAAAAGACATAGAAATAAAAAATCCATACAATGAAAAAAACTTTAAAAATGATAAACTTTCAATATTAGATATAAAAGCAGTAGATCAAAAGGGACATTGGTACAATGTAGAAATGCAGATAATAGATCAAGAATATTATGATAAAAGAGCACTGTATTACTGGTCAAGAGTCTATTCAGGACAACTTTTTGCAGGAATAAACTATGATAATTTGAAAAAAACTATTAGTATAAACATATTAAACTTTAAATGTTTAGAAGAAGAAAATTACCATAATGTATATAAAATAGTAAATATGGAAAGCAAAAAAGAATTCATTGATCATTTAGAAATACATTTTATTGAGCTAGAAAAGTATGATGAAAAAATGAGTACCATGTTAGATAGATGGGTAAATTTTCTAAAAAAAGCGGATATATATGAAAAAGATAAATTACCAAAAGAATTAGAAGAAGTAGAAAGTATAAAAAAAGCTGTAGAATTATTGGATGAAATGTCATTAAATTATGAAGAACGAGAAAGCTATGAAGCAAGATTAAAGTGGCTTCGTGATGAAGAAGCTGCAATAAAAACAGCTGAAAATAAAGGTTTTAAAAAAGGTTTAACAAAAGGTATTGAACAGGGAATCGAACAAGGGATCGAACAAGGCATTGAACAAGGTGTTAAAAAAGGAAAACTTGAAATGGCAAAAAAAATGATAAATAAAGGTTTAGATAAAAACATAATATCCGAACTTACTGGTTTGTCTATGGAAGAAATAAATATATTGTATAAATAA